One window from the genome of Megalobrama amblycephala isolate DHTTF-2021 linkage group LG4, ASM1881202v1, whole genome shotgun sequence encodes:
- the LOC125266832 gene encoding uncharacterized protein LOC125266832, producing the protein MKDEHYMFSLRLYFHLHNKRINDKYTQTLKMRAKQSVHIGLHGKLTFRSEGSTTAVPEVSTSSREPDTDCWGRTDIRARMEIPDFQLQNQPNPLLDHVLDETQSPEEIIGAVGTTVLKRLDLMSLGLNQEVEATVVNCCLSQLTIISAQKGKDVHAVNSYVVATWQPPLNCDPFLSLPVDASSKDCIIFPLCKSSHWTLCDVPTQSASVDCGVFMLMYALYMALNWKFDFTQHDMSHIRRWWVNLILSKMTHGRKKRCTSAMLEAFKEEKRQEKEVQNIVILMLPDAVLLDILLHVVLEEGDVALLNPSLVCSKFRSLVDTDSFRKRAHFCWLDSVTKWRTKSEPFPEFYKMYTLQPCRHCNEVYKNCLPGYVGRGKRGEMQGFYSENTHPGFCSDWCMMLEEE; encoded by the exons ATGAAAGATGAACATTATATGTTCTCTCTTCGACTGTACTTTCATCTTCACAACAAAAGGATTAATGACAAATACACCCAAACTTTGAAGATGCGAGCAAAGCAATCCGTCCACATTGGCCTACATGGTAAACTGACATTCAGGAGTGAAG GCAGTACCACAGCAGTTCCAGAAG TTTCAACAAGTTCACGAGAGCCTGACACTGACTGCTGGGGACGGACAGATATACGTGCCAGGATGGAGATCCCAGATTTCCAGTTGCAAAACCAGCCAAACCCACTG ttggaTCATGTTTTGGATGAGACCCAATCACCGGAAGAGATCATAGGTGCAGTGGGCACCACAGTGTTGAAAAGATTGGATTTGATGTCTTTAGGATTGAACCAGGAAGTGGAGGCAACA GTGGTGAATTGTTGCCTTTCTCAGTTAACCATAATTTCTGCACAAAAG ggCAAGGATGTTCATGCTGTCAATTCATATGTAGTGGCCACTTGGCAACCACCTTTAAATTGTGACCCGTTTCTGTCCCTGCCT GTTGATGCTTCCTCAAAAGACTGCATCATTTTTCCTCTGTGCAAGTCAAGTCACTGGACCCTGTGT GATGTTCCAACACAGTCAGCATCTGTGGATTGCGGTGTATTCATGCTAATG TATGCATTGTATATGGCACTTAACTGGAAGTTTGACTTCACTCAG CATGATATGTCCCATATCAGGAGGTGGTGGGTGAATCTGATCTTATCTAAAATGACACATGGAAg aaaGAAGCGGTGCACATCAGCCATGTTGGAAGCATTTAAGGAGGAGAAACGGCAGGAGAAAGAAGTGCAGAACATCGTAATCTTGATG TTGCCAGATGCTGTCCTGTTGGATATTCTTCTTCACGTGGTCCTGGAGGAGGGCGATGTTGCGTTACTGAATCCGTCTTTGGTTTGTTCCAAATTCAGAAGTCTGGTGGATACGGACTCCTTTCGAAAGAGGGCACACTTCTGCTGGCTTGACA GTGTAACTAAATGGAGAACAAAGTCTGAGCCATTCCCggaattttacaaaatgtacaCACTGCAGCCCTGTAGACACTGCAATGAGGTTTACAAGAACTGCTTACCAG GCTATGTTGGAAGAGGAAAACGAGGAGAGATGCAAGGCTTTTACTCGGAAAACACCCATCCAGGGTTTTGCAGTGATTGGTGCATGATGCTGGAGGAGGAATAA
- the LOC125266833 gene encoding uncharacterized protein LOC125266833 codes for MTGVPLSFGMDEVYSGTGSCPYCTSGVLSNPEHFQAKHLKYAIYFEDNGIQKYCIPCFCLSSRQSKRCHWHCPKCQHILCRAPDFKKHLHNHDFAVTDKVTNRSDKGPSENPKARQHVRQEQPPVICIDERNGIFVTPKDAHGPRVPIHVKKQMVSGSIACESPLCRDFMRIGVESGNPGMECEHLQRTNRAVCYSAPPALREDSLQSMVDSGLMSRTRQDECLQLRIKSITSGVDCVFPIFWHEQTSVRFIYFSVFTGVRDNWCQFERTRVSFDSHVGQWHCQCRNKMRSCVHRYLSMWWLFQEKPHLLSCQTDPNAGDNDVDERVRDVAETEVAALASAEIQDWTDYLWRKKRVPEDLPEDLSTKERQIPDLFEPLESNCPYCPGPTPPALRERVC; via the exons ATGACAG GTGTACCACTTTCTTTTGGAATGGATGAGGTCTATTCTGGGACAGGCAGTTGTCCCTACTGTACATCTGGGGTGTTGTCAAATCCTGAACACTTTCaggcaaaacatttaaagtatgCCATATATTTTGAGGATAATGGCATCC AAAAATATTGCATTCCTTGCTTTTGTTTGAGTTCCCGACAAAGTAAGAGGTGCCATTGGCATTGCCCTAAGTGTCAGCACATCTTGTGTCGTGCCCCTGACTTTAAAAagcaccttcataatcatg ATTTTGCAGTTACAGACAAAGTTACCAACAGGTCAGATA AAGGGCCATCTGAAAACCCTAAGGCAAGGCAGCATGTCAGGCAGGAGCAACCACCAGTCATTTGTATTGATGAGAGAAATGGGATTTTTGTCACCCCAAAAGATGCCCATGGACCTAGAGTCCCTATTCACGTAAAAAAGCAAATGGTCTCAGGGTCTATTGCCTGTGAATCTCCTCTGTGTCGTGATTTTATGAGGATTGGAGTAGAAAGTGGCAATCCAGGCATGGAGTGTGAACACCTTCAGAGGACAAATAGAGCTGTGTGCTATTCTGCACCACCAGCACTTAGGGAGGACTCTTTGCAGTCAATGGTAGACAGTGGCCTGATGTCCAGAACCCGTCAAGATGAATGTTTGCAGCTCAGAATCAAAAGTATTACTAGTGGTGTTGATTGTGTGTTTCCTATTTTTTGGCATGAGCAAACCTCTGtcaggtttatttatttttctgtctttACTGGGGTAAGAGACAACTGGTGTCAGTTTGAAAGGACAAGGGTTTCTTTTGATAGCCATGTGGGCCAGTGGCACTGCCAGTGCCGCAATAAAATGAGAAGCTGTGTGCACAGGTACTTGAGCATGTGGTGGCTGTTTCAAGAGAAACCCCACCTCCTTTCTTGTCAGACTGACCCAAATGCTGGAGACAATGATGTGGATGAAAGGGTCAGAGATGTTGCAGAGACAGAAGTGGCAGCACTGGCTTCTGCTGAAATACAGGATTGGACAGATTATTTGTGGAGGAAAAAGAGGGTGCCAGAAGACCTTCCAGAGGATTTGTCAACAAAAGAGCGCCAAATCCCAGACTTGTTTGAACCCCTGGAGTCCAACTGTCCTTATTGCCCTGGCCCAACTCCACCAgctctgagagagagagtgtgctAA